gagtagggttgtggtattgtacttacacctccacctgcatacatcgggtgaggcggcggggccgctttgtgtgaatatggttatagaggatctcatcttaaatcctataaatgttattgatagatcTTAATAAGCTTGCATTGATTCATCATGTTTACactgtatttctaaattcttaaattggtgtttggtttttatattagtactattcgacggtactaacgtcccttttaccgggggcgttgcatctttaaatggaagcaggtggttccacagcatgaggtattgatcagtgatagtagtacatcttcttcccaactgacttggtgagccctgcttcatcccggggtcatgaatcttttgtactttgtgtattctgtttgaggtatagccggggccttattgccggcattatcattctactcttctttatctatagaggctccttagacatagtgtgggttgtgtattggtgctagaaaggacaaactatgttatgttgtggttgtattacttgtcgcatttgagactttaaaaatgatgaaaactattggtaatgaattggtattgtagacataatcacatttttgtctaattaaggaaaatatgtattatcttcatttgtggatgagtttgggtagaaggaaatctaacaggcttgctcagtcgggttcactcggttgagcgccggtcgcgctcctcgattttggggcgtgacaaacttggtaacagagcctaaggttttaaagtgtcctaggatgtcttagagccgtgtctagtagagtccttattatcggtgtgttgtcgaccacatctataattagaatgctacatgggcatttagaaataatacccttctttcatgttcttgatcgtacgataaagctggttgtaagattgttcctcctttaactcctgagttgctctaattttcagtacatggcacctaagaagaaggcaagaactggcgaaagagccaatgtcaccccaagaGTGGCAATGtatcctatatttgatgatgcgggtaaGAACCCGAGGGGTAAGGATATTCCCCCAGTTACTACGCTACCTGATTCTACCACAGCTAATCAGACCGCACCTATCCCTACACCTATTGAAGGTGCAACTGTTCCtgcaactgatataccagttccacctccagctccatcTTCCTGTTatggtgtgtctgatattgatcTTAGGGAAACCATACATatgttgacacagatagtggcttctcaggcccatagattgagtgttgggcctacttcttctagtcatccaggggaatctgctagttccagggtgaacacgtttcttcagttagatcctccagttattatgggtactgatcccgaggagttggcctcctaccgcatgaaaggggtggcctattcttggtttgagttatgGGAGGAATCCCCTGAGGAaggaagccctccggcaaggtggggtgaattcacagatgcctttatggttCATTTCTTGCCTtccgaaactaaggcagctcgtgccgctgagtttgggtagtatgaatgtgtgagagtaccatatggagtttgcgcacctgtccaagtatgatattcacatgttgcccactgtggaggctagagtgcgccggtttgttcAGGGCcctagccccttggttattaatgaggcctctacagcttCCTTGAATTCCAATATGagctatggtaagatggtggcatttgctcaagccacagagacccacaaattgaagaatagaatgcagcgtcagagtagcagcaaggctcggtccacgggcaactttggtggttcttccggtggtagTGGTGGTAGATCGGCATTTAGGGGAaggtcatcaggaccatcccaatcattcaCCTAGTCTTTgatgggtgcacagtcatctAGACCCAATCAGGGCaataggggaccccaccagcagggtcggcccgacagaaggtttcaTCAGCGAAGGCTTCCATGctctaagtgtgggaggatgcactttgggtcctgcttcatggacctaccagtattCTATGGTtgtggtgtgaggggtcacattcagagagattgtcgCTCGTCTCGCTGAATTATGGGTAGAGGTGTGGCATAGtcagctaattctgcagctactacatccacaacacctccagccTAAGGAGCCCCAGCACCTGTAGGGTgtggtgcaactaggggtggtgcacagaatttGGGAGGACacaacagattttatgctatgcggaggcgtCGGGATTCAGAGACTTCTCCAgatggtgtcacaagtatattatctgtccaatcccatgatgtatatgctcttattgatcctagttccactttgtcatatgtctcTCCTTATGTTGCTAAgggatttgggatagaaccagaacagcttcatgagccgttctcggtatctactccggttggtgagtgtATTTTGGCCGTgcgagtttatagggattgtgttgtcacgttgcgtggttGGGACACCGTGGACGATCTTATTGAGTTGAGAATcatcgattttgatgtgataatggggatggattggctttattcttgttttgccaagcttgattgctgaACCAGGACTGATaagttcgaatttccaaatgagccagttattgagtgggagggtgatgatgtagtgccgaatggtaggtttatttcctaccttaaggccacaaagatgatcaacaaggaaTGTATTTACCActtggtctgggttacggacaccgatgctgaggcacctacacttgaatccgtgcctgttgtgaatgaatttccgggagtctttccggatgaactccctgggatcctaccagacagggagattgattttggggttgatgtgatgacagacacacatcctatatctattccatcctatagaatggcaccggtagaattgaaggagctaaaggaacaattgagagatttgttagaaaagggttttatcagGCCAAGTGGGtagccttggggcgcaccggtcctttttgtaagaaagaaagatgggtcgctgagaatgtgtattgactatcggcagcttaataaagtcacaatcaagaataagtacccactgctaaggatagatgacttgtttgatctaTTGCAAGGTgtcaggtacttctccaagattgatttaagatccggtatcaccaattgaaaatcAGGGAGcgagatattccgaaaacagcttttaggacccggtatgggcactttgagtttctagtgatgtcttttgggctaacaaatgccccaacagccttcatggatcttatgaatcgcgttCTCAAGCCATTCCTCaattcttttgtgatagtgttcattgacgatattcttgtatattcaagaagtcgagaagaccatgctgATCATCTTAGAGTAGTTTTGCAACCCTGTATCAGCacaaattatatgcaaagttttcaaaatgagaattttggcttgaatcggtcACATTCTtggggtcatgttgtctctactgaggggattaaggttgatcctcagaaaattgcagtTCTGAAGAATTggtcgaggcctacaactccaacagagattcgcagtttcttaggcttagctggatattatcgaaaatttgtagaggggttttctactcttgcctctccattgactaaattgaagcagaaggcaattaagttccaatggtcacaTAGTtttgaaaagagtttccaggagttgaaagcaagattgactacggcatcggtgttgactctaccagagggtatagatggatttgtggtatattgtgatgtttcaagaatcgggcttgggtgtgtattaatgaaacatgggaaggtgataacttatgcttctaggcaactaaataatcatgaaaagaactatccaacacatgatttagaacttgcggcagtggtatttacATTGAACATTtagcatcattatttatatggggtccatgttgatatattcacggaccataagagccttcaatatattttcaagcagaaggaattgaatctgaggcagagaagatggcttgagttactcaaggactacgacattgatattctatatcatccgggaaaggccaatgttgtggaagatgctcttagccagaaatccatGGGtattttggctcacttggaggaatATCAAAggtcattggccaaggaagttcactgattggctagtttgggagttcgtcttgcggactctagtgaaggaggggtaattgtgcaaaacaGGGTTGAATCATTTCTTGTTGTGGAAGtgaaagagaagcaatacaacgatccattgttggtacaattgaaagaggggattaataaacataagaccatggccttttctcttgtcatggatgatggtacactaaggtaccaagggcgactatgtgttccaaacgtggatggtctccgtgaaagaattatgattgaagctcatacttctaggtatttcgtgtACCCGGGTTCTACgaaaatatatc
The DNA window shown above is from Nicotiana tomentosiformis chromosome 8, ASM39032v3, whole genome shotgun sequence and carries:
- the LOC138897244 gene encoding uncharacterized protein, producing MRRRRDSETSPDGVTSILSVQSHDVYALIDPSSTLSYVSPYVAKGFGIEPEQLHEPFSVSTPVGECILAVRVYRDCVVTLRGWDTVDDLIELRIIDFDVIMGMDWLYSCFAKLDC